A stretch of DNA from Dokdonia sp. PRO95:
CTGCACCTAGATATCACGCTCGTGATGCTGCAATTGTGCTAGGCGCAATGTTTAAAGCAAAAGTATTGCTAGGATCTGCAACACCATCTATAGAAACAGTATATAACGCACAGCAGGCAAAGTATGGTTACGTGTCTTTAAAACAAAGACATGGAGGTATTTTAATGCCTGAGATTAATCTTGTAGACATTAAGGAGAAAAGCAAGAAGCGTGAGATGACGGGTCACTTTTCTGATACGTTAATACGTGCAATTACAGATGCGCTAGCACTTGGAGAGCAGGTAATTCTCTTTCAAAACCGTAGAGGTTTTTCACCTATATTAGAATGTACCACATGTGGTCATGCGCCACAATGTCCTAATTGTGATGTAAGTCTTACCTATCATAAATACAGGTCACAGTTGCGTTGCCATTACTGTGGTTACAATATTGCCTTACAGCAAAAATGTATGGCTTGTGGTAGCGCAGAGCTTACCACCAAGGGGTTTGGGACAGAGCAGATAGAACTAGAACTTAAAGAGTTGTATCCAGATAAATCTATTGCAAGAATGGATTCTGACACTACTAGGGGGAAGTATGGATTTGAAAAACTTATCACAGCTTTCGAGCAAGAGCAAATTGATATTCTCGTGGGTACACAAATGCTTACTAAAGGCCTTGATTTTAGAAATGTCACTCTTGTGGGGATTATGAATGCAGATAGCATGCTCAATTTTCCTGATTTTAGAGCGCATGAACGCAGCTATCAACTCATAGCACAAGTGTCGGGTAGGGCAGGGAGAACAGAAAAGCAAGGGAAGGTGCTTGTGCAGACGTATAATCCTTACCATCAAATCTTACAGCAGGTCTCTGCAAATAAGTTTGAGGAGATGTACAAAGAGCAATTAGAAGAGCGTCGTAACTTTAAGTATCCACCTTTTCATAGGTTGATACGTATAACTTTAAAGCACAGGGATTATCAAAAAATAGAAGAGGCTAGTATCTGGCTCGCAAAAGCACTAAGGCAAACGCTGGGCTCGGATGCTGTTCTAGGGCCTGAGACCCCTTCTGTAGCGCGAATACGTAATCAGTATAGACGTAATGTGCTAATAAAAATAAGTCGTAGGCAGAAACTTTTAGAGACTAAGAAAGCTATAAGACGCGTGGTTACCAGCTTTAATGCGATAGGGCCTTACAGAAGCGTCCGACTTGTAATTGATGTAGATTGTTATTAACGGCTTGACTATTTTATTTGAATATGAATATGGTCATCATGCCTAACAGCGCCACAGCCGTGAAATCTTATTTTGTTATTAGAGAGGTTTAATCGGCTTTTGAGGTGAGGCTCAATAAATACTTTGCTCAGGTTTTTGTTTTTTAGGAATTCAACAACTAGATTTCTGGTGCCATTATTTGAGAATGTAATGTCTTTATTTATAGTTCCCAAGGTTAGGTATTTAGGGAAATCATATTGCCAATATCCACGTTGTTGGCAGATTAAAGTTTGATTATGCTCTTTTATTGTGGGGTTTTCAAATACACCATATCCACTTATTGACGGTTTTTTATTGGTGAGCTCTCCCTTAGCGTCTAGGTAAACGAGAGAGATATCTATCTTTTTTCCATCGTTATGACTTAAATGAGGTAGTAATGGAAATTTATTAAAAAATGGAAAGCTGGCGTCTAGATGAATGAGCTTCATATTTTTATTGTTCTTAGTATAGTTCTTTGAGGTTTTATCAAGTAACTCTTGCAGCTCTGGCTTGACGTAGTTTCTATTAGCAAATTTGTAGAAGAAGGAATGTGCTTCTAGAACAGCTGTTTCTTTAATCTTTTCTCGGCCAAAAATCGGCGCAAGAGTAGGTGTAACAATGAAGGTGGCGATGGAATACAGGAAAATAAATAGGGTAGAGCCTTTTAAAAATGTTTTGTTCTTTGCTTTTTGAAATACTAATAGCGTGAGTATATAAACTATACCGCCTATTTGGGTAATAACTGTAAGACCTATTATCAATAATAAATGGAAGAGAATTTTCAAAAATAAAATGTGTTTTTTGTAGAACGCTATGAACACTTGATAATTATCATAGATCACAAAAAAAAATCCCACTCATAGAGCGGGATTCTTCATTTAAAATATAAATTTCGTTCACCATCCGCTTACGCCGAAAGTGCATCTATAAGGTCAGATTTTTTATGCCTTGATAAAGGGATTTTTTCTCCATCTATCTCAATATTTCTACTGTTATATTTATCTACCTTGTCTATATTAATAATATAGGATTTATGGATACGCATAAAGCGTTCTGGCGGTAATTGTGCTACAAATGATTTCATTGTTGCAAGTACAACAATAGGGTCGTGCACTGTAACCAGCTTTACATAATCTCCAAGAGCTGTGATATATTTAAGCTCATTGAGCATCACTTTCTTTTTCTTAAGGTTACTCTTTACAAAGATATAATCATCATCTTCTACAGCGCCTTCAGTTTTAAGTTTGTGTAAGCTTATGGCTTTATAAACCGCATTTGTAAAACGATCCTTAGTGAGGGGTTTACGTAAGTAATCGATTGCGTTATAGTTGAAAGCCTTGTAAGCGTATTTTGTTTTTCCTGTCACAAATATAATTTGTGGCTTATGTATAAGATCATCCAGTAAGTCAAATCCAGATAGAATAGGCATCTCTATATCAAGAAAAAGTAAATCTACTTTAGTCTCTATGAGTCCATTTTTCGTTTCTATGGCATTGTTATATTCGGCAACTAAGCGTAAGTTGGGATGATCATTGATCATCTTTACGATAGCTAGACGTTGCAAACTTGAATCGTCTACAACTGCGCAGTCTAATAGTACTCCTTCCACAGCAATTAATATTTAGTTAAGGTTAAGAATATCAATATTAGGCAAAAATAACCTATTTACCAACAAAAACATGACTTTCATCGGTTATTTGTGCGATTGGTCGAATGATTTTTCCTGTATTCTCATAAGAAGAAGTGATTTTAACTATTTAAACGGTAAAAATTTAACTATTGACGATTAGTTAGGTGGTAAAGAAGCTAAAATCCGATGTAAGTATTTGATTTGCAGACTACAAAGTTAAATTTTTTAAGATATATTTTGTTGCTGAGAACTATTATAATTGTCCTTATTATGTACTAGTTTTATGTCCAAATTTTAGCGAAAGCTATATCTAGAAATTAATTGCTCTATGTAATGTCATTTTTTTTACAATTTATAAACAATATGCTGTTTGAATATTAAAAGTAAATCATTACTTTTGCACTCATTTTTAATTTAACTCATATTATATGAACCATTACGAAACTGTTTTCATCTTGAATCCCGTTTTATCTGATGATCAGATAAAGGAAACAGTAAAGAAGTACGAAGGACTTCTTAAAGAAAAGGGTGCTAAGATGATTAGTAAAGAGGATTGGGGCTTAAAAAAGCTTGCATATCCTATCCAAAACAAGAAAAGTGGTTTTTACCACTTACTTGAATTTACTGTTGATGGACAAGCTATCAATGATTACGAACTAGCTTTTCGCCGTGACGAACGTGTGATGCGTTACTTAACGGTAGCACTTGATAAGCACGCGATCTCGTGGGCTGAAAGAAGACGTGAAAAACTAAAAAAGCAAAAAGCGTAAGTTATGGCATCTTTACAACAACAAGCAAAAGGAAAGAAGGACGGAGATATCAGATATCTTACGCCTCTTAACATTGAAACTAACAAAGCAAAGAAGTACTGTCGCTTTAAGAAGTCTGGTATCAAGTATGTAGATTACAAAGATGCAGACTGGCTAGCAGGTTTTGTAAACGAGCAAGGTAAATTGTTACCACGTCGTCTTACAGGAACTTCTTTAAAGTACCAACGTAAAGTGTCTGTAGCTGTAAAAAGAGCTCGTCACCTTGCATTGATGCCTTATGTAACTGATTTATACAAATAGAAACTAGATAACAGATGGAACTTATATTAAAGAAGGACGTTGAGAATCTAGGATTTGCAGACGATCTAGTAGAAGTAAAAAACGGATACGGTAGAAACTACCTAATCCCTAACGGTCATGCTGTACTTGCTACGCCTAGCGCAAAGAAAGTACTTGCAGAAAACCTTAAGCAACGCGCTCACAAAGAACAAAAATTTGTGGACGATGCACAGAAGCAAGCAGATAAACTTAACGGACTTGAAGTTAAGATTAGTGCAAAAACTGGTGATGGAGACAAACTTTTTGGATCTATTAACAACGCAGACGTTGCAGAATACCTAGCAAAAGAAGGTATCTCTATCGATAAGAAATTTATTTCTATCGCTGGAAATACTGTAAAGCGCTTAGGTAACTATGAAGCAAAAGTACGTTTCCACAAGAATGTGGTAGCTACACTTCCTTTTGACGTAGTAGCAGAGGCTAACTAAGTCATTAGATAGTATATAAAAAGCCGTTCTTACAACCGTAAGGACGGCTTTTTTATGAAATACAATTTTTAATACGCTTACGCGAAAAAGTGATTAACAATGAAATACGCTCGCCTTACAAAAGAACAACTAGAAGAACTAAAGCCAGAGTTTATAAACTTTCTAGCCACGCAATCTATAACTGGAGAAGAATGGGCAACAATTAAAGAAAAGCAACCTAAAGTAGCCGAAGAGGAAATTGATGTTTTTTCAGATCTCGTTTGGGAAGGCGTGCTTACTAAAGCACAGTACCTAGAGCACATATCTCCTAACCAGATGCATTTATTTTTACTAGGAGAGAATAATATGTCACTTATTGCTGTAAAAATCAATAAGGAAGATATAGACATCACAACTGCTGAGGGCTATGCATGGCTCAAAGAAAACTTAGGAGATGATGATGTTGTCTTTATGAGTGCAAGCAAAGATTACAGTGCAGATCGTAATGCAGATAAGTTTAAACTTATAAGCGAGGGTGCTGTGATCACTAGAGGTGATCTTTATAAATGGTTTGCTCGCTTTGTAGAAGTGAAGTAATTCTCATAACCTAAGGGTTACAAATAACAATGGATTGTAAAGACTAGTTATTAAACGTAGTTTTTACAATCCTTTTCTATTTTAAAATGCTTCTCTAGGCGTGTTGTATTCTTAATTTTGCCTTTTTTAGTCGCTTGTTATCAAGTTTTCTTATCATTTCTTCTGCGATACTTTTGTGTACGGCTACAAATGATTGCAAATTTTTAACCTCTATAGTTCCTAGGTGTGCTCTATCTATATTTCCTTCTTTAAAAAAGAAACCAGCAATATCACCTTTAGAAATCTTATCCTTACGTCCTCCAGAAAGTTCTAAAGTTCGCCACTGTGATCCATCAGGAATTCCTTTATCGTGTATGAACTCTTCATCCATTTGTGGCATAAACTCTGGAAGTTTCTCATCTTTCCAGTGTAATACGTATGCTGTACCTTCAGACTGCATACGAGCTGTACGACCATTACGGTGCGTAAACTCTTCTGCATGAATAGGTAAGTGGTAGTGAAGTATAAATTTTATTTCTGGCACATCAATACCACGGGCTGCAAGATC
This window harbors:
- a CDS encoding LytTR family DNA-binding domain-containing protein; translated protein: MEGVLLDCAVVDDSSLQRLAIVKMINDHPNLRLVAEYNNAIETKNGLIETKVDLLFLDIEMPILSGFDLLDDLIHKPQIIFVTGKTKYAYKAFNYNAIDYLRKPLTKDRFTNAVYKAISLHKLKTEGAVEDDDYIFVKSNLKKKKVMLNELKYITALGDYVKLVTVHDPIVVLATMKSFVAQLPPERFMRIHKSYIINIDKVDKYNSRNIEIDGEKIPLSRHKKSDLIDALSA
- the rpsF gene encoding 30S ribosomal protein S6 codes for the protein MNHYETVFILNPVLSDDQIKETVKKYEGLLKEKGAKMISKEDWGLKKLAYPIQNKKSGFYHLLEFTVDGQAINDYELAFRRDERVMRYLTVALDKHAISWAERRREKLKKQKA
- the rpsR gene encoding 30S ribosomal protein S18 encodes the protein MASLQQQAKGKKDGDIRYLTPLNIETNKAKKYCRFKKSGIKYVDYKDADWLAGFVNEQGKLLPRRLTGTSLKYQRKVSVAVKRARHLALMPYVTDLYK
- the rplI gene encoding 50S ribosomal protein L9, coding for MELILKKDVENLGFADDLVEVKNGYGRNYLIPNGHAVLATPSAKKVLAENLKQRAHKEQKFVDDAQKQADKLNGLEVKISAKTGDGDKLFGSINNADVAEYLAKEGISIDKKFISIAGNTVKRLGNYEAKVRFHKNVVATLPFDVVAEAN
- a CDS encoding DUF6495 family protein → MKYARLTKEQLEELKPEFINFLATQSITGEEWATIKEKQPKVAEEEIDVFSDLVWEGVLTKAQYLEHISPNQMHLFLLGENNMSLIAVKINKEDIDITTAEGYAWLKENLGDDDVVFMSASKDYSADRNADKFKLISEGAVITRGDLYKWFARFVEVK